The Candidatus Methylacidiphilales bacterium genome includes a region encoding these proteins:
- the rpmE gene encoding 50S ribosomal protein L31: MKTDTHPQYEVTTITCACGAVYTTRSTRETLRIGICAACHPFFT, from the coding sequence ATGAAAACCGATACACATCCTCAATACGAAGTAACCACCATCACGTGCGCCTGCGGGGCCGTTTACACAACCCGCTCCACACGCGAAACCCTCCGCATCGGCATCTGCGCCGCCTGCCATCCCTTCTTCAC